A stretch of [Clostridium] innocuum DNA encodes these proteins:
- a CDS encoding ABC transporter substrate-binding protein, which translates to MGNFKKFMAMAAVSCMALTTMTACGNSGDAGSGDGDTNEIKIGLNYELSGETANYGTPEYNGSMLAIKQANANKDNKFSYKAIKGDNKSQADESTNVATKLITSDGVKGIVGPATSGASAATYQIATDNKVLVVSPSATATNVTLQDGKTKESVYPYVFRVCFEDPYQGAAMAVYAKDTLKKTKAAVISDSSSDYAKGLSKAFQDKFKEKGGNIVTELNYQAKDTDFNVQLTKIKGMDFDVIYIPGYYNEVGLIIKQAREMGIDVPIVGGDGFDSTDLVKLAGNKNLNDVFFTTAYTTVDASDALTQFIADYKKEYNEDPSMFSALAYDATNVLIQSFEKAGSADTEAAQKAMTELDFKGVTGDFTFDETHTPKKAALVVELVDGEQKNAVEVDPNK; encoded by the coding sequence ATGGGAAATTTTAAGAAATTTATGGCCATGGCAGCAGTCAGCTGTATGGCTTTGACAACGATGACAGCCTGTGGAAACAGCGGTGATGCAGGCTCCGGTGATGGAGATACAAACGAAATCAAAATCGGTTTAAACTATGAGCTGTCCGGGGAGACAGCAAACTATGGTACGCCGGAATATAACGGCTCCATGCTGGCCATTAAACAGGCAAATGCAAACAAGGACAACAAGTTCAGCTATAAGGCAATAAAAGGGGATAATAAATCACAGGCGGATGAATCCACAAACGTAGCTACCAAGCTGATTACATCCGATGGTGTAAAGGGGATTGTAGGACCGGCAACCTCCGGCGCTTCTGCGGCAACCTATCAGATTGCTACCGATAATAAAGTGCTGGTTGTTTCACCATCCGCAACTGCAACCAATGTGACGCTGCAGGACGGTAAGACGAAGGAAAGCGTGTATCCGTATGTATTCCGTGTCTGCTTCGAAGACCCTTATCAGGGAGCTGCCATGGCAGTCTATGCTAAGGATACCTTAAAGAAAACCAAGGCTGCTGTCATTTCCGACTCCAGCTCTGATTATGCAAAAGGTTTATCAAAAGCATTCCAGGATAAATTCAAGGAAAAAGGCGGAAACATCGTAACCGAGCTGAACTATCAGGCAAAGGATACCGATTTCAACGTACAGCTGACAAAAATCAAGGGAATGGACTTTGATGTGATCTATATCCCAGGCTATTATAATGAGGTAGGTCTGATTATCAAGCAGGCTCGTGAAATGGGAATTGATGTACCAATCGTCGGCGGTGACGGATTCGATTCTACCGACCTTGTGAAGCTGGCAGGAAACAAGAACCTGAACGATGTATTCTTTACAACAGCCTATACAACCGTGGATGCAAGTGATGCACTGACACAGTTTATTGCGGACTACAAGAAAGAATATAATGAAGATCCAAGCATGTTCTCCGCTCTGGCATATGATGCGACGAACGTCTTGATTCAATCCTTTGAAAAAGCAGGAAGTGCAGATACGGAAGCAGCACAGAAGGCTATGACTGAGCTTGATTTCAAGGGAGTAACCGGAGATTTCACATTTGATGAAACACATACACCGAAGAAGGCTGCACTTGTTGTTGAGCTGGTAGACGGCGAACAGAAAAATGCAGTTGAAGTTGATCCAAACAAATAG
- a CDS encoding ABC transporter permease yields the protein MSDKLLQEELSDDLFERLDDSEKNAEKIAYESRTYLADAWHRFRQNKLAFVGFCFLMFMLLCAIIIPMVSPYTYDGQNLELRNIGPSLQHLMGTDKFGRDILVRIMWGGRVSLSVGFAAALISLGVGVLYGGIAGYFGGKIDMAMMRFVDMMYSIPDMLYVIMIVVVMGPSMSSILIGICISSWMGMARQVRAQVMTLKEQEFSLAAKVLGAGTGRIIFKHLIINSMGPIIVSVTMLVPSAIFYEAFLGFLGIGLSAPQASWGTLANEARSTLTSYPLQTLWPILAICLTMLALNFIGDGLGDALDPKKKKK from the coding sequence ATGAGTGATAAATTATTGCAGGAAGAATTGAGCGACGATCTGTTTGAACGTCTGGATGATTCTGAAAAAAATGCGGAAAAAATAGCATATGAAAGCCGGACCTATCTGGCGGATGCATGGCATCGGTTCCGACAGAACAAGCTGGCATTTGTAGGCTTCTGCTTCCTGATGTTCATGCTGCTGTGTGCGATTATCATACCAATGGTATCCCCCTATACCTATGACGGACAGAATCTGGAGCTGCGCAATATAGGTCCGTCTCTTCAGCATTTGATGGGTACCGATAAATTCGGTCGTGACATTCTGGTTCGTATCATGTGGGGCGGACGTGTTTCCTTAAGCGTCGGCTTTGCGGCAGCGCTGATTTCTCTTGGTGTCGGTGTTCTCTACGGAGGAATTGCCGGCTACTTCGGCGGTAAAATTGATATGGCAATGATGCGGTTTGTGGATATGATGTATTCCATCCCGGATATGCTGTATGTCATTATGATCGTTGTGGTCATGGGACCGTCGATGAGCTCCATTCTGATCGGTATCTGTATTTCGTCCTGGATGGGGATGGCCCGGCAGGTACGAGCACAGGTCATGACGCTGAAGGAACAGGAGTTTTCCCTTGCAGCCAAGGTGCTGGGAGCGGGAACCGGACGTATTATTTTCAAGCATCTGATTATCAACAGCATGGGGCCGATCATCGTATCTGTCACGATGCTGGTTCCAAGTGCGATATTCTATGAAGCCTTTCTGGGCTTTCTGGGAATCGGTCTGAGCGCACCGCAGGCAAGCTGGGGAACGCTGGCCAATGAGGCAAGAAGTACCCTGACCTCGTATCCGCTGCAGACACTGTGGCCGATTCTGGCAATCTGTCTGACGATGCTTGCTTTAAACTTTATCGGTGACGGTCTGGGGGATGCCCTGGATCCGAAGAAAAAGAAGAAGTAG
- a CDS encoding signal peptidase I, with protein MKQDVYTSEAQLQAMLDELEHAHDLDSKAHTRIARRKLFKLIGNLAGVLIIAFLFITWLQVEDARSRGEVPTVCGYQIYEVKTGSMVPTIPVKSLILSRIPKDAAKLAAGDIVTFQDNGVTITHRIVEVIEEKGSISYRTKGDNPANSVDPNILTPDRIQAVYVMKLPFRFTSESD; from the coding sequence ATGAAGCAGGATGTGTATACCAGCGAAGCACAGCTGCAGGCAATGCTGGACGAACTGGAGCATGCACATGATCTCGACAGCAAGGCACATACGCGCATTGCCAGAAGAAAGCTGTTCAAGCTGATTGGTAATCTGGCAGGCGTGCTTATCATTGCCTTTCTGTTTATCACATGGCTGCAGGTGGAGGATGCAAGAAGCAGGGGAGAGGTACCGACTGTATGCGGTTATCAGATATATGAAGTGAAAACCGGCAGTATGGTGCCGACCATCCCTGTGAAATCACTCATCCTCTCCCGCATTCCAAAGGACGCGGCAAAGCTTGCGGCCGGTGATATTGTCACCTTTCAGGATAACGGGGTAACCATAACACACCGTATTGTTGAGGTGATAGAGGAGAAGGGATCAATCAGCTATCGTACCAAGGGCGATAATCCCGCTAATTCTGTAGACCCCAATATCCTCACACCGGATCGCATACAGGCCGTTTATGTGATGAAGCTACCCTTTCGGTTCACGTCGGAAAGTGATTAG
- a CDS encoding ABC transporter permease: MPKYIIKRVLIGFVTLFVLASVTFFLMKATPGSPFSLAKYKTPEALAAAEAKYNLDKPLMEQYVIYLKGVAQGNLGESMINTGRSVSYYIKTGFPVTARLGLIAFVLALVGGIALGTGAALSRHKWVNNLCMFVATIGVSVPSFLIAMIMLIVFGVQLHILPFIGLNSPLNYIMPALSLAFYPIAMIARLTRSSMLEVMNQDYIILARSKGTPYKKVVIKHALKNAMLPVVTYAGPMFAFMLTGSFVIESVFSIPGIGSAFVSCITTRDYPIIMGLTIFLGFLVITFNLITDILSAIIDPRIKLD, encoded by the coding sequence ATGCCAAAGTATATCATCAAACGTGTGCTGATCGGATTTGTGACACTGTTTGTATTAGCCAGCGTTACATTTTTTCTGATGAAGGCAACGCCGGGATCACCATTTTCCCTGGCGAAGTATAAGACACCGGAGGCACTGGCTGCCGCAGAGGCAAAGTATAATCTGGATAAGCCGCTGATGGAGCAGTATGTGATCTACCTGAAGGGGGTCGCACAGGGGAATCTCGGAGAAAGTATGATCAATACCGGACGCAGCGTTTCCTATTATATTAAAACCGGCTTTCCGGTAACCGCACGTCTGGGGCTGATTGCCTTTGTCCTGGCACTGGTGGGAGGAATCGCACTGGGAACCGGGGCAGCATTGTCACGGCATAAGTGGGTGAACAACCTGTGTATGTTTGTGGCGACCATCGGTGTCAGCGTACCGTCATTTCTGATTGCGATGATCATGTTGATCGTATTCGGTGTGCAGCTGCATATTCTGCCGTTTATCGGCTTGAACAGTCCGCTCAACTATATCATGCCGGCGCTTTCACTTGCGTTTTATCCCATCGCTATGATTGCCAGATTGACCCGTTCCAGTATGCTGGAGGTTATGAATCAGGATTATATCATCCTGGCACGCTCCAAGGGAACACCGTATAAGAAGGTTGTCATCAAGCATGCCTTGAAGAATGCCATGCTGCCGGTGGTGACCTATGCAGGTCCGATGTTCGCCTTCATGCTGACGGGAAGCTTCGTCATCGAGAGTGTTTTCTCGATACCGGGTATCGGCAGTGCATTTGTATCCTGTATTACAACACGAGATTATCCGATTATCATGGGGCTGACGATATTCCTTGGTTTTCTTGTCATCACCTTTAATCTGATTACAGATATCCTGTCCGCCATCATCGATCCGCGGATCAAGCTGGATTAG
- a CDS encoding ABC transporter ATP-binding protein, with the protein MSMLEIQHLSTDFETENGMVHAVRDVSLSVDKGEVLGIVGESGSGKSQTMFSVMGLLSGNGIVKDGSITIDGKEISPKAFSDRKEYEQVMDHIRGNDLAMIFQDPMTFLNPVLRIETQLMEPILNHMDISKEEAKKRAIELMRKVGIPSPEARIRQYPHQFSGGMRQRIIIAIALACDPKIIIADEPTTALDVTIQAQVLELISHLKEEIDSGIIMITHDLGVVASICDRIAIMYGGKIVETGTVFEIFEHPQHPYTIGLLSCISNPNELEKKELHPIPGSPPDLLNIQENCPFADRCAAAMKICKLHMPQETQISATHRCSCWLQHPKAHKGGEVQ; encoded by the coding sequence ATGAGTATGCTGGAAATACAACACCTCTCTACCGATTTTGAAACAGAAAACGGTATGGTACACGCCGTGCGTGATGTGTCTTTGTCTGTGGATAAGGGAGAGGTTTTGGGAATCGTAGGAGAATCCGGTTCCGGAAAGAGTCAGACGATGTTTTCCGTTATGGGGCTGCTGTCAGGCAACGGAATCGTGAAGGATGGCAGTATCACCATTGACGGCAAGGAAATATCGCCAAAGGCTTTTTCCGACCGTAAGGAATATGAACAGGTAATGGATCACATCCGCGGAAATGATCTGGCAATGATCTTTCAGGACCCGATGACCTTTCTGAATCCGGTTCTGCGTATTGAAACGCAGTTAATGGAGCCGATTCTGAATCACATGGATATATCAAAGGAAGAAGCGAAAAAGCGCGCAATCGAATTGATGCGTAAGGTTGGTATTCCTTCTCCGGAGGCCAGAATACGACAGTATCCGCATCAGTTTTCCGGTGGTATGCGGCAGCGTATCATCATCGCAATCGCGCTGGCCTGCGATCCGAAAATCATTATCGCGGACGAGCCGACAACGGCGCTGGATGTGACCATACAGGCACAGGTTCTGGAATTGATTTCCCATCTGAAGGAGGAAATTGATTCCGGTATTATCATGATTACGCATGATCTTGGTGTTGTGGCGAGTATCTGTGATCGTATCGCGATTATGTATGGTGGAAAAATCGTTGAAACCGGGACGGTATTTGAAATCTTTGAGCATCCGCAGCATCCGTATACGATCGGTCTGCTGTCCTGTATTTCCAATCCGAATGAGCTGGAAAAAAAGGAATTGCATCCGATTCCCGGAAGTCCTCCCGATTTATTGAATATTCAGGAGAATTGTCCGTTTGCGGATCGCTGTGCAGCTGCAATGAAAATATGCAAGCTGCATATGCCGCAGGAAACACAGATATCTGCTACGCATCGCTGTTCCTGCTGGCTGCAGCATCCCAAGGCACACAAAGGTGGTGAAGTCCAATGA
- a CDS encoding branched-chain amino acid ABC transporter permease, with protein sequence MTEFFQQLVNGLSIGSIYALIALGYTMVYGIIKLINFAHGDIYMLGAYVGFISIAQLHLGFFPALLLAMVVCGVLGVIIERIAYKPLRNATRIAALITAIGVSYFLEYSTQKIMGPGVKTYPSVLSNQTFHVFGIQIQMQQIYILAITIILMLALQFIVRKTKIGRSMRAVSVDADAAKLMGINVDATISYTFAIGSALAGAGGVLVGMYYNTINPLMGMVPGIKAFVAAVFGGIGIIPGAMFGGFFIGIVEALVTAYGSSLYKDAVVYAILILILIIKPAGLLGKNVKEKV encoded by the coding sequence ATGACAGAATTTTTTCAACAGCTGGTAAACGGTCTTTCCATTGGCAGTATCTATGCTCTGATTGCATTGGGATATACGATGGTGTATGGCATTATCAAGCTGATCAATTTTGCGCATGGTGATATTTACATGCTTGGTGCCTATGTGGGATTCATCTCCATAGCACAGTTACATTTGGGCTTTTTTCCGGCACTGCTGCTGGCCATGGTGGTATGCGGTGTGCTGGGTGTTATTATTGAACGCATAGCGTATAAACCACTGCGTAATGCTACACGAATTGCGGCATTGATTACGGCAATCGGTGTCAGCTATTTTCTGGAATATTCCACACAGAAGATCATGGGGCCGGGGGTTAAAACCTATCCGTCTGTATTGAGCAATCAAACCTTCCATGTGTTCGGCATCCAGATTCAGATGCAGCAGATTTACATTCTGGCGATCACCATCATTCTGATGCTCGCATTGCAGTTTATCGTACGCAAGACGAAAATCGGACGCTCCATGCGTGCTGTTTCCGTGGATGCGGATGCGGCAAAGCTGATGGGGATCAATGTGGACGCAACGATTTCCTATACCTTTGCCATCGGTTCCGCACTGGCCGGAGCCGGCGGTGTTCTGGTTGGTATGTATTACAATACGATCAACCCGCTGATGGGAATGGTTCCCGGTATCAAGGCGTTTGTCGCTGCGGTATTCGGCGGAATCGGTATCATTCCGGGTGCGATGTTCGGCGGCTTCTTCATCGGCATTGTAGAGGCGCTTGTCACAGCATACGGAAGCTCCTTATATAAGGATGCCGTTGTATATGCCATTTTGATTCTGATTCTCATCATCAAGCCGGCAGGACTGCTGGGCAAAAATGTGAAAGAGAAGGTGTAG
- the glmS gene encoding glutamine--fructose-6-phosphate transaminase (isomerizing): MCGIIGYAGLCNISNSVLIEGLEALEYRGYDSAGVAVVHDGEVQVVKAKGKVSFLKKKMEAVGLAGGQVGIAHTRWATHGEPSEINSHPHQSGNTTLVHNGIIENYNELKKELENAGYTFKSDTDSEIACAYIDYCYFLKKDKQQALACAYHHFRGSFAFAIIFADEADVIYAMRKNSPLVLGVASDKAFLASDISAFLKYTNKYLLLEHEEIARCSSEGIIIKTLDGDFVKRDILVTDLDIKDIQKDGFEHFMLKEIHEEPEVVKKTIDSLMQVDMKDLLNTMPNLAKYNDIHIVACGSAMYAGMIAKSLIETRARIHVDCVCASEYRYANPIFTDKTLVILVSQSGETADTIAALQLAKEHGVDTLAIVNVVGSTIAREASFVIYTKAGPEICVATTKAYCTQVAVLSLIACNLAYVHGNIDAEEAARITKELKDLPQHMQQLIDSDQYKAFAKKIYEHNDVFFIGRGLDYSLSMEGSLKLKEISYIHSEAYAAGELKHGTISLIEKGTPVIALATDEDLYEKTISNIKEVKARGAYVVLLISDDLDIASDYYDDVLVIPKVDKLIQGILTVIPLQLMAYEIARLRGCEIDQPRNLAKSVTVE; this comes from the coding sequence ATGTGTGGAATCATAGGCTATGCGGGATTATGCAATATCTCAAATAGTGTTTTAATTGAGGGTCTGGAGGCTCTGGAGTATCGAGGCTATGACTCTGCCGGAGTCGCCGTTGTACATGACGGCGAGGTTCAGGTCGTTAAGGCAAAGGGCAAGGTCAGCTTTCTAAAGAAAAAAATGGAGGCTGTAGGCTTAGCCGGCGGTCAGGTGGGAATCGCACACACGCGCTGGGCAACACATGGTGAACCGAGCGAAATCAATTCCCATCCGCATCAAAGCGGCAATACCACGCTGGTTCACAACGGTATTATCGAAAACTATAATGAGCTGAAAAAAGAACTGGAAAATGCAGGCTATACATTCAAGAGTGACACTGACAGTGAAATCGCCTGCGCGTATATCGACTACTGTTATTTTTTGAAAAAGGACAAGCAGCAGGCTCTTGCATGTGCTTATCATCATTTCCGCGGCTCCTTTGCATTTGCCATTATATTTGCGGATGAGGCGGATGTCATCTATGCCATGCGAAAGAATTCTCCGCTTGTACTTGGTGTTGCAAGTGACAAGGCATTCCTTGCAAGTGATATTTCCGCATTTTTGAAGTATACGAATAAATACCTGCTTCTGGAGCATGAAGAAATTGCCCGCTGCAGCAGTGAAGGTATTATTATCAAGACACTGGACGGTGATTTTGTGAAACGCGATATCCTTGTGACCGATTTGGATATAAAGGATATTCAAAAGGATGGCTTTGAGCATTTCATGCTGAAGGAAATTCATGAGGAGCCGGAGGTCGTTAAGAAAACGATTGATTCTTTAATGCAGGTGGATATGAAGGACCTGTTGAATACCATGCCGAATCTGGCAAAGTACAACGATATTCACATAGTTGCCTGCGGAAGTGCCATGTATGCGGGGATGATTGCAAAATCTCTGATTGAAACCAGAGCACGGATTCATGTGGACTGTGTGTGCGCCAGTGAGTATCGCTATGCAAATCCGATATTCACGGATAAGACTCTTGTTATTCTGGTATCCCAATCCGGAGAAACCGCCGATACGATTGCGGCATTGCAACTTGCGAAAGAGCACGGTGTGGATACTCTGGCAATCGTCAATGTTGTCGGCTCTACAATCGCCAGAGAGGCGAGCTTTGTTATCTATACAAAGGCAGGTCCGGAAATCTGTGTAGCGACTACAAAGGCATATTGTACACAGGTTGCCGTATTATCACTGATTGCCTGCAATCTGGCCTATGTTCATGGAAATATTGATGCAGAGGAAGCGGCACGCATTACGAAGGAACTAAAGGATTTGCCGCAGCATATGCAACAGCTGATCGATTCCGACCAGTACAAGGCATTTGCTAAAAAAATATATGAGCACAACGATGTCTTCTTTATCGGTCGCGGTCTGGATTATTCACTATCCATGGAGGGCAGTCTGAAGCTGAAGGAAATTTCCTATATCCATTCCGAGGCCTACGCTGCCGGAGAATTGAAGCATGGAACCATTTCCCTGATTGAAAAGGGAACACCGGTGATTGCACTTGCGACCGATGAGGATTTATATGAGAAAACAATCAGCAATATCAAGGAGGTTAAGGCACGCGGTGCTTATGTTGTGCTGTTAATCAGCGATGACCTTGATATCGCTTCGGATTATTATGATGATGTGCTGGTGATACCAAAGGTGGATAAGCTGATTCAGGGAATCCTGACGGTAATCCCTTTACAGCTGATGGCATATGAAATCGCCAGGCTGCGCGGGTGTGAAATTGATCAGCCGCGTAATCTGGCAAAGTCTGTCACTGTAGAATAA
- a CDS encoding ABC transporter ATP-binding protein, protein MLKVEKLNVHYGVIHALKDVSMEVKEGEIVSLIGANGAGKTTLLQTISGLLKKTSGEVVFLGKSMNKVSAKNIVKEGITQVPEGRHIFSGMSVYENLLMGAYLRKDKDGIKADLQDIYQRFPILEKRSSQDASTLSGGEQQMLAMGRALMARPKILLLDEPSMGLAPILVKEIFNIIKDINEKGTTVLLVEQNAKMALSIADRAYVMETGNIVMTGTGAELVNSPEIQKAYLGG, encoded by the coding sequence ATGCTGAAGGTAGAAAAATTAAATGTCCACTATGGCGTGATTCATGCATTGAAGGATGTATCCATGGAGGTTAAGGAAGGCGAAATCGTTTCGCTGATCGGTGCCAACGGCGCCGGTAAGACAACGCTGCTTCAAACCATCAGCGGCCTGCTGAAGAAGACGAGCGGAGAGGTTGTGTTCCTTGGAAAATCCATGAACAAGGTCAGTGCCAAGAATATCGTAAAGGAAGGTATCACACAGGTACCGGAGGGACGGCATATCTTCTCCGGTATGAGTGTATATGAAAATCTTCTGATGGGTGCCTATCTGCGTAAGGACAAGGACGGCATCAAAGCGGATCTGCAGGATATCTACCAGCGGTTTCCGATTCTGGAGAAGCGAAGCTCACAGGATGCTTCCACCTTATCCGGAGGAGAACAGCAGATGCTGGCGATGGGAAGGGCACTGATGGCCCGACCGAAGATTCTGCTGCTGGATGAGCCGAGCATGGGGCTTGCGCCGATTCTGGTAAAGGAAATCTTCAACATCATCAAGGATATCAATGAAAAAGGGACAACCGTTCTGCTTGTTGAACAGAATGCAAAGATGGCATTGTCCATTGCGGATCGTGCCTATGTTATGGAAACCGGCAATATCGTCATGACGGGAACCGGTGCAGAACTGGTCAACAGTCCGGAAATTCAGAAAGCATACCTGGGAGGATAA
- a CDS encoding ABC transporter ATP-binding protein, with amino-acid sequence MALLKVSGLTKNFGGLCAVSNVNMEINEQELIGLIGPNGAGKTTLFNLLTGVYEPSEGKIELNVDGAIKEIGGMKPYAVTRMGLARTFQNIRLFKNLTALDNVKIAMHKNIKYGTLQAILRTPNYYREEERVEQQAEELLKVVHLYDKRNELASNLPYGEQRRLEIARALATKPKVLFLDEPAAGMNPQETADLTRLIHQIKDDFHLTVILIEHDMSLVMTICERIYVLDYGKCIANGVPEVIKNDKRVIKAYLGEDI; translated from the coding sequence ATGGCATTGTTGAAGGTCAGCGGACTGACAAAGAACTTTGGTGGTCTTTGTGCGGTATCCAATGTAAATATGGAAATCAATGAACAGGAGCTGATTGGACTGATTGGTCCAAACGGTGCCGGAAAGACGACGCTGTTCAACCTGCTTACCGGTGTTTATGAACCGAGTGAGGGGAAAATCGAGCTGAATGTCGATGGCGCGATAAAGGAAATCGGTGGTATGAAGCCGTATGCGGTAACGCGTATGGGGCTGGCGAGAACCTTCCAGAATATCCGTCTGTTTAAAAATCTGACAGCGCTGGATAATGTGAAAATCGCAATGCATAAGAATATTAAATACGGAACCCTGCAGGCAATCCTGCGTACACCAAACTATTATCGTGAGGAGGAACGTGTGGAGCAGCAGGCAGAGGAGCTGTTAAAGGTGGTTCATCTGTACGACAAGCGAAATGAGCTTGCCAGCAACCTTCCCTATGGGGAACAGCGCCGTCTGGAAATCGCCAGAGCGCTTGCCACAAAGCCGAAGGTATTGTTTCTGGATGAACCGGCAGCCGGTATGAATCCACAGGAAACAGCAGATCTGACCAGACTGATTCACCAGATCAAGGATGACTTCCATCTGACGGTGATCCTGATTGAGCATGATATGTCGCTGGTCATGACGATTTGTGAGCGCATTTATGTGCTGGATTATGGAAAATGCATTGCCAACGGCGTTCCGGAAGTGATTAAGAATGACAAGCGCGTCATCAAGGCGTACTTGGGGGAGGATATTTAA
- a CDS encoding CBS domain-containing protein, with the protein MYVKNRMTKHPICIDVNSKISDVVDIMSEKELHRIPVISGKKLVGLVTEGMISKKGASKATSLSIYELNYLLSKTSVDAIMIRDVITIHEDRFLEDAALLMYKHDIGCLPVVNDANEVVGILTSNDVLSAFLDILGYRTSGSRVCIEVKDELGTIGKISEIFVRNNCNITHLGVYSQHNGFADMIIRIDTFQTDALASDLEANGYKVLSITKNPN; encoded by the coding sequence ATGTACGTAAAAAACAGAATGACAAAGCATCCGATCTGTATCGATGTGAACAGTAAAATCAGCGATGTTGTCGATATCATGAGTGAAAAGGAGCTGCACCGTATTCCGGTCATCAGCGGCAAAAAGCTGGTCGGACTGGTTACGGAGGGCATGATTTCCAAAAAGGGTGCCAGCAAGGCAACCAGTCTGAGTATTTATGAGCTGAATTACCTGCTTTCAAAGACAAGCGTGGACGCGATTATGATTCGCGATGTTATCACGATTCACGAGGACCGTTTTCTGGAGGATGCGGCACTGCTGATGTATAAGCATGATATCGGCTGTCTGCCGGTTGTCAATGATGCCAATGAGGTTGTCGGTATTCTGACCAGCAACGATGTTCTTTCTGCATTCCTGGATATTCTGGGCTATCGTACAAGCGGAAGCCGTGTCTGCATTGAAGTCAAGGACGAGCTGGGAACGATCGGTAAAATCTCGGAAATCTTTGTCCGCAATAACTGCAATATCACCCATCTGGGGGTATACTCCCAGCACAACGGCTTTGCGGATATGATCATCCGTATTGATACCTTCCAGACAGACGCGTTGGCAAGTGATCTGGAAGCAAATGGATACAAGGTGTTGAGTATTACCAAAAATCCGAATTAA
- a CDS encoding branched-chain amino acid ABC transporter permease codes for MKHIFSKLNLCWILFTTALLTIITLLMQGGVINFYYQSTLYTIGINMILAISLNLIIGVTGQFSLGHAGFMCIGAYAAAIITKATPNLGGFALAVVIGGVISALVALVVAIPTLRLKGDYLAIATLGFSEIVRIIVLNMTITNGAAGLFGIPKLTTWPLLLFCLIVSLLIVLNFSRSAPGRACISIREDEIASEAMGINTTKYKTIAFVIGAVLASLAGALYACNFYVVKPDLFTFNKSVDILILVVFGGMGSFTGSIVAAVVIGFINMYLQNFADVRMIIYGAALVLIMVFRPEGLFGTKEFTFSGLLKRFSKKKEVR; via the coding sequence ATGAAACATATCTTTAGTAAGCTGAACCTTTGCTGGATTTTATTCACAACGGCATTGTTAACGATCATCACGCTGCTCATGCAGGGCGGTGTGATCAACTTCTATTATCAGAGTACCTTATATACCATTGGAATCAATATGATTCTGGCAATCTCCCTGAATCTGATCATCGGTGTGACCGGTCAGTTCTCTCTGGGACATGCCGGCTTTATGTGTATCGGTGCCTATGCGGCTGCCATCATTACCAAGGCAACACCGAATCTGGGCGGCTTTGCGCTTGCCGTTGTGATCGGCGGTGTGATCTCCGCGCTTGTCGCTCTGGTTGTTGCGATACCAACCCTGCGCTTGAAGGGGGACTATCTGGCGATTGCGACGCTTGGTTTTTCTGAAATCGTTCGTATCATCGTATTGAATATGACGATTACCAACGGAGCTGCCGGACTGTTCGGTATTCCGAAGCTGACGACCTGGCCGCTGCTGCTGTTCTGCCTGATCGTATCCCTGTTAATTGTACTGAACTTTTCACGCAGTGCACCCGGGCGTGCCTGTATTTCCATCCGTGAGGATGAAATAGCATCCGAGGCAATGGGAATCAATACGACAAAATATAAGACAATCGCCTTTGTGATCGGCGCCGTTCTGGCATCCCTGGCAGGTGCCTTGTATGCCTGCAACTTCTATGTTGTAAAGCCTGACCTGTTCACCTTCAATAAATCCGTGGACATTCTGATTCTGGTTGTATTCGGCGGTATGGGAAGCTTTACCGGTTCCATTGTAGCGGCGGTTGTTATCGGCTTTATCAATATGTATCTTCAGAATTTCGCAGATGTCCGTATGATTATTTACGGGGCAGCACTGGTACTGATCATGGTCTTTCGTCCGGAGGGCCTGTTTGGAACCAAGGAATTTACCTTCTCGGGTCTGCTGAAGCGGTTCTCGAAAAAGAAGGAGGTGCGTTAA